Proteins encoded by one window of Sphaerodactylus townsendi isolate TG3544 linkage group LG04, MPM_Stown_v2.3, whole genome shotgun sequence:
- the LOC125431951 gene encoding uncharacterized protein LOC125431951 produces the protein MTAYAKTRQTQLSELKGIKNGLLEPKTPEKMADFNHKLEKLLEITTNSQKELATFQQEVTERLTRMEGEMHNFKKDLSHIKKIEDSLHQIVEDLKGKEIRITEVEDAVENLREHNLRQDDVLAVLEYTLKEKMLRVRGVPELDREVTLSRIMPLLQEVWGLTREEILKEVDQIYRVNTRSSRNKSQPRDIVFSCVRRDLREELLRANSKKNYQLDGNKIIIMKELPVSIQQRQKDYRRMTSFLMDEKIKYRWIIPEGLSFLWKGKRTNITTVPQAQEFLTKTVSPPLLKTNSENRFSKVLEVCSDPKDKRMDDQDAAISQIG, from the coding sequence ATGACGGCCTATGCCAAAACGAGACAAACCCAACTAAGTGAGCTCAAAGGGATTAAAAACGGACTTTTAGAGCCCAAAACACCAGAAAAAATGGCTGACTTCAATCATAAGCTGGAAAAATTATTGGAGATCACTACAAATTCCCAGAAAGAACTGGCTACCTTCCAGCAAGAAGTAACAGAAAGATTAACTAGAATGGAGGGAGAAATGCACAACTTTAAAAAAGACCTCAGCCacataaaaaaaatagaagactcACTACACCAAATTGTTGAAGACTTAAAGGGAAAAGAGATAAGAATAACAGAGGTGGAGGATGCTGTAGAGAATCTGAGGGAACATAACTTACGCCAGGATGACGTACTAGCGGTGCTAGAATAtactttaaaggaaaaaatgcttAGAGTGAGAGGGGTTCCAGAACTGGACAGAGAAGTAACCCTGAGCAGAATTATGCCCCTTCTACAGGAGGTCTGGGGTCTGACCAGAGAAGAAATTCTTAAAGAGGTCGACCAGATCTACAGGGTCAACACTAGATCATCCAGGAATAAAAGCCAACCTAGAGACATTGTTTTCAGCTGTGTGAGGCGGGACCTTCGGGAGGAACTACTTCGTGCAAACTCTAAAAAAAATTACCAACTGGAcggtaataaaataataattatgaaAGAGCTTCCTGTGTCCATCCAGCAAAGACAAAAGGATTATCGGAGAATGACAAGCTTTTTGATGGACGAAAAAATTAAATACAGGTGGATAATTCCTGAGGGATTATCGTTCctctggaaaggaaagaggaCAAATATAACCACAGTCCCCCAAGCGCAGGAATTTCTGACCAAGACAGTGAGCCCTCCCTTACTGAAAACAAa